A part of Verrucomicrobiota bacterium genomic DNA contains:
- a CDS encoding sigma-70 family RNA polymerase sigma factor — MAGVTCESPLPVREARAGEPDVWDALFKRYQLPLYVYVFDLVRDEQASLDLVQETFVNAARHIERLREDEKFGAWLFGIAHQKCLQHWRKRRPEDPLDETHLEHWAEEDLTPEQWLIRKEQEEEFVNLLEHLPWPQRSVLVLHFLEEFSLEEIAGICGLAESPSKTRPRSTMKTPREILLKRHAPAQTRLDAIREQVVKEQFMPGSAPERADMLESPSEIRPRNELWGELGRQVWRELIWPCRRAWCSLGAVWVAILTLNSLTTEPDPASNRDSLLQVQSLLRFMREQHRLAAELSESFPTSAAAEPSLVPGPRSDRSFPEPNASNVFQGSARASRAVVGALANHNCAIEQAPLSEFPTRPADRRGAGRNTRGACAPLQA, encoded by the coding sequence ATGGCTGGAGTGACTTGCGAATCACCACTGCCGGTGAGAGAAGCCAGAGCCGGGGAACCGGACGTCTGGGATGCTCTCTTCAAGCGCTACCAGTTGCCGCTCTATGTCTATGTCTTCGATCTCGTCCGCGACGAACAAGCGAGCCTGGATCTCGTCCAGGAAACATTCGTCAACGCCGCGCGGCACATCGAACGGCTGCGGGAGGATGAGAAATTTGGCGCGTGGCTCTTCGGCATCGCGCATCAGAAATGCCTTCAACATTGGAGGAAACGCAGGCCCGAGGATCCACTCGACGAAACCCACTTGGAACATTGGGCGGAGGAAGACCTCACCCCGGAGCAATGGCTCATCCGGAAAGAACAGGAGGAGGAGTTTGTGAACCTTCTGGAGCATCTCCCCTGGCCGCAGCGTTCCGTGCTCGTGCTCCATTTCCTCGAGGAATTCTCGCTGGAGGAAATCGCCGGCATTTGCGGCCTGGCGGAAAGCCCTTCGAAAACTCGTCCTCGAAGTACCATGAAAACGCCCCGAGAAATTCTGTTGAAACGCCACGCGCCGGCGCAAACGCGGCTTGACGCGATCCGAGAACAGGTCGTCAAAGAACAGTTTATGCCCGGCTCCGCCCCGGAACGCGCCGACATGCTCGAATCCCCATCCGAGATCCGTCCGAGGAACGAACTGTGGGGGGAACTCGGCCGGCAAGTGTGGCGCGAGTTGATTTGGCCTTGCCGACGCGCCTGGTGCAGTTTGGGCGCGGTCTGGGTGGCGATTCTGACCCTGAATTCCTTAACGACTGAACCTGATCCGGCATCGAATCGCGACTCCCTTCTCCAAGTCCAGTCTTTGCTCAGGTTCATGCGGGAACAGCATCGCCTGGCCGCTGAACTCAGCGAGTCTTTTCCAACATCGGCTGCGGCTGAACCCTCGCTCGTGCCTGGTCCAAGGAGTGACCGGTCATTTCCCGAGCCGAATGCATCGAACGTATTCCAGGGGAGCGCACGCGCCTCGCGTGCTGTGGTTGGCGCCCTCGCCAACCACAACTGTGCCATCGAACAAGCGCCATTGAGTGAATTTCCGACGCGCCCTGCCGACCGGCGAGGCGCCGGTCGGAACACGCGGGGCGCGTGTGCTCCCCTTCAAGCGTGA
- a CDS encoding PEP-CTERM sorting domain-containing protein (PEP-CTERM proteins occur, often in large numbers, in the proteomes of bacteria that also encode an exosortase, a predicted intramembrane cysteine proteinase. The presence of a PEP-CTERM domain at a protein's C-terminus predicts cleavage within the sorting domain, followed by covalent anchoring to some some component of the (usually Gram-negative) cell surface. Many PEP-CTERM proteins exhibit an unusual sequence composition that includes large numbers of potential glycosylation sites. Expression of one such protein has been shown restore the ability of a bacterium to form floc, a type of biofilm.): MKKLVFAIGVITFAAFKTQAQLIWVNEFHYDNSGTDTGEFFEIAAPSSLTDLASVTLTLYRGSDGTSYGSHKLSTFSVGSTAGNYTLYSKNISGIQNGAPDGFALDQSGSVLQFLSYEGAFQASGGVASGLTSTDIGVAESSSTASGASLGLTGTGHLYGEFQWTTFTDDSPGGGNSGQTFSAVPEPGEYALFAGLGLLIFAVFRRRWAAG; the protein is encoded by the coding sequence ATGAAAAAACTGGTCTTCGCTATCGGCGTCATCACGTTTGCCGCATTCAAAACCCAGGCCCAACTCATCTGGGTCAATGAATTCCACTATGACAATTCGGGCACGGACACAGGCGAGTTCTTTGAAATCGCGGCGCCGTCCAGTTTGACGGATTTGGCGTCGGTGACCTTGACGTTGTATCGGGGAAGCGACGGGACGAGTTACGGAAGCCACAAGCTCAGCACGTTCAGCGTCGGCTCAACCGCCGGGAACTACACGCTCTATTCGAAGAACATCAGCGGCATTCAAAATGGCGCGCCGGATGGTTTTGCGTTGGATCAGTCGGGGAGCGTTCTGCAATTCTTGAGCTATGAAGGTGCGTTCCAAGCCAGTGGAGGCGTGGCGAGCGGACTCACCTCCACCGACATCGGGGTCGCAGAATCCAGCAGCACGGCGTCCGGCGCCTCGCTTGGCTTGACCGGCACCGGCCATCTCTATGGCGAATTTCAATGGACGACCTTCACGGATGATTCCCCCGGCGGGGGCAATTCCGGGCAGACTTTCAGCGCCGTGCCGGAGCCAGGTGAATACGCGCTGTTTGCCGGTCTGGGCTTGCTGATCTTTGCCGTCTTTCGCCGACGCTGGGCCGCCGGCTGA